Proteins encoded in a region of the Quercus lobata isolate SW786 chromosome 8, ValleyOak3.0 Primary Assembly, whole genome shotgun sequence genome:
- the LOC115958488 gene encoding nuclear transcription factor Y subunit B-1-like, giving the protein MAEAPTSPAGGSHDSGGEQSPRSTGGVREQDRYLPIANISRIMKKALPANGKIAKDAKDTMQECVSEFISFITSEASDKCQKEKRKTINGDDLLWAMATLGFEDYIEPLKVYLARYRELEGDSKGSARGGDSSAKRDAVGGLVAQNPQFAHHASLNYINSQFADAEG; this is encoded by the exons ATGGCGGAGGCTCCGACGAGTCCGGCCGGCGGGAGCCACGACAGCGGCGGAGAGCAGAGCCCGCGCTCGACGGGCGGGGTGCGAGAGCAGGACCGGTATTTGCCGATCGCCAACATAAGCAGGatcatgaagaaggcgttgccGGCTAATGGCAAGATCGCTAAGGACGCCAAGGACACCATGCAAGAATGCGTCTCTGAATTCATCAGCTTCATCACTAGCGA agcGAGCGATAAGTGCCAGAAGGAGAAGAGGAAGACCATTAATGGTGATGATTTGTTGTGGGCAATGGCCACGTTAGGGTTCGAGGACTATATCGAACCCCTGAAGGTTTACCTAGCTAGGTATAGGGAG TTAGAA GGTGACTCCAAAGGGTCTGCTAGGGGTGGAGATTCTTCTGCAAAAAGAGACGCGGTTGGAGGTCTGGTTGCTCAAAATCCGCAG TTTGCGCATCATGCGTCATTGAACTACATTAACTCCCaa